A window of the Acidobacteriota bacterium genome harbors these coding sequences:
- a CDS encoding methyltransferase domain-containing protein, producing MDDRTIRYYDDNAEEVFALYESAAGGVRQYFRLAFPTGAEVLDIGSGSGRDLGILAAEEYAAYGAEPSAALRSLCLSHHPETEGRVYSAALPELSAHIHKKFDGVLCSAVLQHLPAERQFDAAFDIRSLLKPGGRLLLSFPGQRPGIGENGRDDKGRLYTPLVPEAVELLFERLGFHLLGRWDNEDGLGRPIRWTTLLFSLRSDQALRPIDRIEGILNRDRKTATYKLALFRALCDIALTRFALASWRPDGSVGVPVDEIVERWIYYYWPLMDNPEGFIPQIRGEKPGSAKPIAFRRDLGRLIDSFSLSGGLDAFATALGNDALSPQQRTILERLQRILCRTIINGPVRHAGHFMDGNTNFFVYDRQSQQVFFDADIWRELCLSGHWIQDALLLRWSELTADISGGTISRSHVIDRLLRIPTFSRNVDEAKNIYRDMAGKQCVWTGERLYGRYEVDHVLPFSLWRNNDLWNLLPAAAAINRAKADRLPTNSLLRKRKGVILEYWDLLHRANPPRFERETGRFTAARTFDLSRVFAGMMEAVEVTALQRGIDRWEP from the coding sequence ATGGACGACCGCACGATCCGTTACTACGACGACAACGCCGAAGAGGTCTTCGCCCTCTACGAATCCGCCGCCGGCGGGGTGCGGCAATACTTCCGGCTCGCCTTCCCGACCGGGGCCGAGGTCCTCGACATCGGTTCCGGCTCGGGGCGCGACCTCGGCATCCTCGCCGCCGAGGAGTACGCCGCCTACGGCGCCGAGCCGAGCGCCGCGCTGCGGTCCCTCTGCCTGTCGCACCACCCGGAGACGGAGGGGCGCGTCTATTCCGCCGCCCTCCCGGAGCTTTCGGCGCACATTCACAAAAAATTCGACGGCGTCCTCTGCTCCGCCGTGCTGCAGCACCTGCCGGCGGAGCGGCAGTTCGACGCCGCCTTCGACATCCGCAGCCTCCTGAAACCGGGAGGCCGGCTCCTCCTCTCCTTCCCGGGGCAGCGCCCCGGCATCGGGGAAAACGGCCGCGACGACAAGGGGCGCCTCTACACCCCCCTGGTCCCGGAGGCGGTGGAGCTCCTCTTCGAGCGCCTCGGCTTTCACCTCCTCGGCCGCTGGGACAACGAGGACGGCCTCGGCCGGCCCATCCGCTGGACCACCCTCCTCTTCTCGCTGCGCTCGGACCAGGCGCTGCGCCCCATCGACCGGATCGAGGGGATCCTGAACCGCGACCGGAAGACGGCGACATACAAACTCGCCCTCTTCCGCGCCCTGTGCGACATCGCGCTGACGCGCTTCGCCCTCGCCTCCTGGCGCCCCGACGGCAGCGTCGGAGTCCCGGTCGACGAAATCGTCGAGCGCTGGATCTATTATTACTGGCCCCTGATGGACAACCCCGAAGGCTTCATCCCCCAGATCCGCGGGGAAAAGCCGGGGAGCGCCAAACCGATCGCCTTCCGCCGCGACCTGGGCCGGCTGATCGATTCCTTCAGCCTCTCCGGCGGCCTCGACGCCTTCGCCACGGCCCTCGGGAACGACGCCCTCAGCCCTCAACAGCGGACGATCCTCGAACGGCTGCAGAGGATCCTATGCCGGACCATCATCAATGGTCCTGTGCGGCACGCAGGCCACTTTATGGATGGAAACACGAACTTTTTCGTCTACGACCGCCAGAGCCAGCAAGTGTTTTTCGACGCCGACATCTGGCGGGAGCTGTGCCTGTCGGGGCACTGGATCCAGGACGCGCTCCTGCTCCGCTGGAGCGAGCTGACCGCCGATATCTCCGGGGGAACCATCAGCCGAAGCCACGTCATCGACCGCCTCCTCCGAATCCCCACCTTCAGCCGCAACGTCGATGAAGCCAAAAACATCTACCGGGACATGGCGGGGAAGCAATGCGTATGGACGGGCGAGAGGCTCTACGGGAGATACGAGGTGGACCACGTCCTCCCCTTCTCCCTCTGGCGTAACAACGACCTCTGGAACCTCCTCCCCGCCGCCGCGGCAATCAACCGCGCCAAGGCCGACCGCCTCCCCACCAACTCCCTGCTCAGGAAGCGGAAAGGCGTCATCCTGGAGTACTGGGATCTCCTGCACCGGGCCAACCCGCCCCGGTTCGAAAGGGAAACCGGCCGCTTCACCGCCGCCCGCACTTTCGATCTGTCTAGGGTTTTCGCCGGAATGATGGAAGCGGTGGAGGTCACCGCCCTGCAGCGCGGCATCGACCGCTGGGAGCCGTAG
- a CDS encoding addiction module toxin, HicA family — protein MVKAPVLRPKELAAILERLGFREDRQRGSHKHYRHADGRGTTIPFHPGRDISPILLKQIAKEIGLTVDELTRDRQSPKKG, from the coding sequence ATGGTGAAAGCCCCGGTTTTGCGACCGAAGGAGCTTGCCGCCATTCTCGAGAGACTGGGCTTCAGAGAGGATCGGCAACGCGGGTCTCACAAGCATTACCGGCATGCCGACGGCCGGGGCACGACCATCCCGTTTCATCCGGGCCGCGATATATCCCCCATCCTGCTGAAACAGATCGCCAAAGAAATCGGCTTGACCGTTGATGAATTGACCCGCGATCGTCAGTCGCCGAAAAAGGGGTAA
- a CDS encoding HNH endonuclease: MDDLDTRIRLKAFAHLEILRMQYGDILPLTSLSAGFEFEGRGVRFLGPPGIFKPAILPEIPLSIKTVPIEEGKPRPYEDEIGTDGLIRYKYRGTDPNHRDNVGLRLAMQRQVPLIYFYGHAPGQYEAVWPVYIVGDDPGSLTFSVVVAEKRVDANPREFSFGDETAVRSYITVATQRRLHQQSFRIRVLQAYRQSCSICRLRHAELLEAAHILPDRNPRGEPWVSNGISLCKLHHAAFDSQILGIRPDLVIEIRRDILEESDGPLLIHGLQGWHNKKLSVVPNSALLKPREDFLEERYELFRKAG; the protein is encoded by the coding sequence ATGGATGATCTGGATACCCGAATCCGGCTAAAGGCCTTTGCGCATCTTGAAATCCTCCGGATGCAATATGGCGACATTTTGCCGCTGACGAGTCTCAGTGCGGGGTTCGAATTTGAGGGTCGGGGGGTTCGGTTTTTGGGTCCGCCCGGCATTTTCAAGCCGGCCATCCTGCCGGAGATCCCGCTCAGCATTAAAACTGTTCCGATCGAAGAGGGAAAGCCCCGTCCCTACGAGGATGAAATCGGTACGGATGGGCTGATCCGCTACAAATACCGCGGGACCGATCCCAACCACCGGGACAACGTGGGACTCCGCCTGGCCATGCAGAGGCAGGTTCCGCTGATCTATTTCTATGGCCACGCCCCGGGGCAATACGAGGCCGTATGGCCGGTGTACATTGTGGGCGATGACCCCGGCTCCCTTACCTTTTCGGTGGTGGTTGCAGAGAAGCGGGTGGATGCCAACCCAAGGGAGTTCTCGTTCGGGGACGAAACCGCCGTTCGCTCCTATATCACCGTTGCCACCCAGCGGCGCCTGCATCAACAAAGCTTCCGTATCCGGGTGCTTCAGGCCTACCGGCAGTCCTGTTCCATATGCAGGCTGCGACACGCGGAGCTTCTGGAAGCGGCGCACATCCTGCCCGACCGGAATCCCCGGGGAGAGCCCTGGGTGTCTAATGGGATTTCGCTCTGCAAACTGCACCACGCGGCGTTCGATTCCCAGATTCTGGGAATCCGGCCCGATCTGGTAATCGAGATCCGGCGCGATATCCTTGAGGAGTCGGACGGTCCCCTCCTCATTCATGGCCTTCAAGGGTGGCACAACAAGAAGCTCAGCGTAGTTCCGAATTCCGCGCTCTTGAAGCCGCGCGAGGATTTTCTGGAGGAGCGCTACGAGCTTTTCCGCAAGGCGGGGTAG
- a CDS encoding tetratricopeptide repeat protein translates to MQILDPEGNRRHQVEGFLPPEDFLGQLKLGLAHAAFAREDWKEAVKRFEDILDAHPGSDAAPEALYWRGVTRYKASGDAADLMETGAAFKTRYVNTTWAKKASVWG, encoded by the coding sequence GTGCAGATCCTCGACCCCGAGGGGAACCGGCGCCACCAGGTCGAGGGCTTCCTGCCGCCCGAGGATTTCCTCGGACAGCTCAAGCTCGGCCTGGCCCACGCGGCCTTCGCCCGGGAGGACTGGAAGGAGGCCGTGAAGCGGTTCGAAGACATCCTCGACGCGCACCCCGGTTCCGACGCCGCCCCCGAGGCCCTCTACTGGCGCGGCGTCACCCGCTACAAGGCGAGCGGCGACGCCGCCGACCTCATGGAGACGGGCGCGGCCTTCAAGACCCGCTACGTCAACACCACCTGGGCGAAGAAGGCGTCGGTCTGGGGGTAG
- a CDS encoding type II toxin-antitoxin system HicB family antitoxin: MKAYTAIVEKCPQTGLYVGYVPGFPGAHSQGETLDELRLNLREVLELLLEDGDPVLETEFIGIQTIQVA, translated from the coding sequence ATGAAAGCATATACGGCGATCGTAGAGAAATGCCCTCAGACGGGACTTTATGTCGGATATGTTCCCGGATTCCCAGGCGCTCACAGCCAGGGAGAAACCCTCGACGAACTCCGCCTCAATCTCCGGGAAGTCCTGGAGCTGCTCCTGGAGGATGGAGATCCGGTCCTGGAAACAGAATTTATCGGAATTCAGACCATCCAGGTTGCATGA
- the rsgA gene encoding ribosome small subunit-dependent GTPase A, whose translation MDRSAEVFEGAFLGAWDEARGKEFAPFAAAGLEPGRVLEAGRNVFRVWTAAGARTAYPAGGIRAAEPVVAGDWVALDTAQTTAVVRGMLGRRSFFSRQAAGREVREQVLAANIDFALILLGLDRDYNRKRLDRYLVQARRGGVRPVVVLTKADLCPDPVGFVARTEYELKGVAVHAISVRSGYGVADLGAWLRPGNSCLLTGSSGVGKSTLVNHLAGEEVARTGAVRQSDGRGRATTTSTRGFLTGGGAWVFDSPGLREVQLWGSEEDIADAFDDIARLARGCRYGDCGHRGEPGCAVRAALERGEVSAERLLNYGKLRQELGATRESVQRARKKRSRAIALLVRNHRKVSRE comes from the coding sequence ATGGATCGATCTGCAGAGGTTTTTGAAGGCGCTTTTCTGGGCGCCTGGGACGAGGCGAGGGGGAAGGAATTCGCGCCGTTTGCGGCGGCGGGGCTCGAGCCGGGGCGGGTGCTCGAAGCCGGCCGGAATGTGTTCCGGGTGTGGACGGCGGCGGGCGCCCGGACGGCGTACCCGGCGGGGGGGATCCGGGCGGCGGAGCCGGTGGTGGCGGGGGACTGGGTCGCGCTCGATACCGCCCAGACGACGGCCGTGGTCCGGGGGATGCTCGGGCGCCGCTCGTTCTTTTCACGCCAGGCGGCGGGCAGGGAGGTGCGGGAGCAGGTGCTGGCGGCCAACATCGATTTCGCCCTCATCCTCCTCGGGCTCGACCGCGACTACAACCGGAAGCGGCTCGACCGCTACCTGGTGCAGGCGCGCCGGGGGGGCGTGCGGCCGGTGGTGGTCCTGACCAAGGCCGACCTCTGCCCCGACCCGGTCGGGTTTGTCGCCCGGACGGAATACGAACTGAAGGGGGTGGCGGTGCACGCGATCTCGGTGCGGAGCGGGTACGGGGTGGCCGATCTCGGCGCCTGGCTGCGCCCGGGGAACAGCTGCCTCCTGACCGGTTCCTCCGGGGTGGGCAAGTCGACCCTGGTCAATCACCTGGCGGGCGAAGAGGTGGCGCGCACGGGCGCGGTCCGGCAGTCGGACGGGCGGGGGCGCGCGACGACGACGTCCACGCGCGGGTTTCTCACCGGCGGCGGCGCGTGGGTGTTCGACAGCCCGGGGCTGCGCGAGGTGCAGCTCTGGGGGAGCGAGGAGGACATCGCGGACGCGTTTGACGACATCGCGCGGCTGGCCCGGGGGTGCCGCTATGGCGACTGCGGCCACCGGGGGGAGCCGGGGTGCGCGGTCCGCGCCGCGCTCGAGCGGGGGGAGGTGAGCGCGGAGCGACTGCTCAATTACGGGAAGTTGCGGCAGGAACTGGGCGCGACCCGGGAGAGCGTGCAGCGGGCGCGAAAGAAGCGCTCGCGCGCAATCGCCCTCCTGGTGCGGAACCACCGGAAGGTGTCCCGGGAGTAA